The genomic segment GCGGTCTCGATTGCTTTCATTTCATTTTCCAAACGATTTAGCATGGTATTATTCCGCCGCAAGCCATCGTGGAATGGGCTGATATTTACTACTTTCATAGCGCCATCGGTATATATGAAAAAGGAATCTATCAAATACATAAATCTGTATCTTGTCTTTGATAGGTTCAAAGGCATTATTATTGTTGAATTTCTTATGAAGTTTAGTAATTTTATATGGAAATTTTTGTAGTTACATCCAGTTCATTTTTCCATATTTACACTATCCTTGTAATTACATGGACTACAATCACCGGAAAAAACATGATTGTTATAAAGTTTCACAATTGAATGATTGACAGGTACCTGATGCTGATTAACCACATTTCAGGTGAAGTCATGTCGACAAATCTCCTTTGATAGTTTGTTTCATATTCTCTAGTTCTTTGTTGGTCGCCGGCTTTCTACGTGTGTCTCCATATTCCTCTTCATTTTTTTGTATTCTGGACAACAATTTTTACCACAAAACTAAAACCTCCTACTAGATTATTTGCCTGGAGGATAAATATCACCTATAGCTAAATTCATAAGTTTGCTAACCTTCATAGAATTTAGGTTAAAACATGTAAGTATTTTAACCATAAAAACCTATGTAAATAAAAGACCTTGAAAGGTACTTAGCCTATCCAGGTTGACATTAACATATTCTTTTTTTCAAATACTTCCCTACTTTATAAGCCTACTCCTCAATTAAATCTATATAATATTCATTATCGTTGGGAAATTTCTTGAAGAAATCCTCTAGCGACTCGGCTATTTGAATATCAAAATAAAATACCGGATTATTTACTATTTGCAAATCTAATGATATATATACACCTTCGTTTACTTCAAAGAAAATAAGTTTATCTTCATCATCATAAAGTTCATCGAGATCTGGGTCAAATTCAAAAATACCTTCTCTTAGTCTAAAATCTGCTGCAGTCCCTGGTCCAAGTATCCTATTTATCGCATTTGTACTTTGACCTTTAATAAAACCATAACCAACTTCTAAATATAATTGTTTTAAATCATTTGGGAAACTGATACCCATCCTATGCTCAGCTTTTAAAATATCATCTTCAGGTACCTTATAGGTTTTATTTTCTAAATCATTTATAAGTTCGAATTCCGCCATATATTTAC from the Sporosarcina psychrophila genome contains:
- a CDS encoding SMI1/KNR4 family protein, with amino-acid sequence MAEFELINDLENKTYKVPEDDILKAEHRMGISFPNDLKQLYLEVGYGFIKGQSTNAINRILGPGTAADFRLREGIFEFDPDLDELYDDEDKLIFFEVNEGVYISLDLQIVNNPVFYFDIQIAESLEDFFKKFPNDNEYYIDLIEE